A single Salmo salar chromosome ssa19, Ssal_v3.1, whole genome shotgun sequence DNA region contains:
- the LOC106578418 gene encoding LOW QUALITY PROTEIN: APC membrane recruitment protein 2-like (The sequence of the model RefSeq protein was modified relative to this genomic sequence to represent the inferred CDS: deleted 2 bases in 1 codon), which translates to MEVQSECVEPPPPPPSVPPCDPQPPGKINKAALKLFGKRRSSSGMARFFSFRNKEANGNGNFENGNSVNGNSAGAANELVRSKTHDGLTSSETDGQRGEESGISEAGQVRSLSKSLSFFSLLRRGSVRGNENTGFGSRGRGLKGFFSSIRWRRKERVTEGDVGVTEGREVREGDVILKEEGKDVTLTLEPQPRSPQEDNGSLEAELNIESAGTSPADNATTPLTHSTAMTTNLSEFPYTPSPSPLHSAFHSRPKTSISSATATPPLDRCDPTSEPSVDRLCSLLFTDVTSLKSFDSLTGCGDIIADAEEEVAGNVGGGNGGGGSVTSSSSSSGGGVVRSSPAKSSITNHVTPSSITSTPNSAPAPLPARARLMPSHSAPIQQPSGSGVVAYMGGGEEMASPDGVDDADMQGLWHMLPSGGENSPALPRPSSHPAPPRGTERKPPQVKSLGLSKISLVGGGRMSKLPTHAARQTSLPNEKDTKEEVQPQQDAPALRDEGYWDTPSATPTATPDDGFLRNQRIGLSRDSCSGDALYDLYNEELDRSDEEEEEEEEDLTSTPSFSTDDYKRSAPSQTTPPSSSSSSSFRSMKGSTSLPRESKIPLSVRQNTPPHSVSQSALSTVLAATPPSDTPTQAPPPARTRIPVSKVPVRRPGNKPGNATRGPAPRK; encoded by the exons ATGGAGGTGCAGTCAGAATGCGTggaacctcctccacctcctccttctgtTCCCCCATGCGACCCCCAACCGCCAGGGAAGATCAACAAAGCAGCCTTAAAGCTGTTTGGAAAACGACGCTCCAGCTCCGGAATGGCCAGATTCTTCTCCTTCAGGAACAAAGAGGCCAATGGGAATGGGAATTTCGAGAATGGGAATTCTGTGAATGGGAATTCTGCGGGGGCGGCTAACGAGCTCGTCAGGAGTAAAACGCATGATGGACTAACAAGCtcagagacagatggacagagaggggaggagtccGGAATATCAGAGGCGGGACAGGTGAGGTCTCTCAGCAAATCACTGAGCTTCTTTTCGCTGCTCAGACGAGGAAGTGTGAGAGGTAATGAGAATACAGGGTTTGGAAGTAGGGGGAGGGGTTTAAAAGGCTTCTTTAGTAGTATAAGGTGGCGGCGGAAGGAGAGAGTGACGGAGGGAGATGTGGGGGTAActgaggggagggaggtgagagagggggatgtgATTCTAAAGGAGGAAGGGAAAGACGTCACTCTGACCCTTGAACCCCAGCCCCGCTCACCCCAGGAGGATAATGGGAGCTTGGAGGCTGAGCTAAACATAGAATCAGCGGGAACTTCTCCCGCGGACAACGCCACAACACCACTCACGCACTCTACTGCCATGACGACAAACCTGTCAGAATTCCCCTATACACCATCCCCTTCCCCCCTTCACTCTGCCTTTCACTCAAGACCCAAAACGTCAATTTCCTCAGCAACGGCCACCCCCCCTCTGGATCGGTGTGACCCCACCTCTGAACCCTCAGTGGACCGGCTCTGTTCACTCCTCTTCACTGACGTCACCTCGCTCAAGAGCTTTGATTCGCTGACAGGATGCGGTGATATCATCGCAGACGCAGAGGAGGAGGTGGCAGGAAACGTGGGAGGAggaaatggaggaggaggaagtgtcaccagtagtagcagtagcagtggggGAGGTGTAGTACGCAGCTCCCCAGCTAAATCCTCCATTACTAACCATGTCACCCCTTCCAGCATTACCTCTACCCCCAATTCTGCCCCTGCCCCCCTCCCAGCCAGGGCACGGCTGATGCCCTCTCACTCTGCCCCGATTCAGCAGCCCTCTGGCAGTGGCGTGGTGGCCTACATGGGGGGTGGCGAGGAGATGGCCAGCCCTGACGGGGTGGACGACGCAGACATGCAGGGGCTCTGGCACATGCTCCCCTCTGGGGGAGAGAACTCCCCCGCCCTCCCCCGACCCAGCTCTCACCCGGCTCCCCCCAGAGGTACAGAGCGGAAA CCCCCCCAGGTCAAGTCTCTGGGACTCAGCAAGATCTCTTTAGTGGGGGGAGGAAGGATGAGTAAACTCCCCACTCATGCTGCCCGTCAAACCTCCTTGCCCAATGAGAAGGACACTAAGGAGGAAGTCCAACCCCAACAGGATGCCCCGGCCCTTAGAGATGAGGGCTATTGGGATACGCCCTCGGCAACCCCCACGGCAACGCCTGACGACGGCTTCCTGCGGAACCAGAGGATTGGTTTATCGCGTGACAGCTGCTCTGGCGACGCGCTCTACGACCTCTACAATGAGGAATTGGACAGATcagatgaagaggaagaggaggaggaagaagatctGACAAGTACTCCTTCCTTCTCCACTGACGACTACAAACGCAGCGCTCCCTCCCAGACTactcctccttcctcttcctcctcttcatcgtTCCGCTCGATGAAGGGAAGCACTAGCCTTCCCCGCGAGTCCAAAATCCCTCTTAGTGTCAGACAGAACACACCCCCTCACTCTGTGAGCCAATCAGCTCTTTCCACTGTCCTCGCAGCCACTCCTCCCTCTGACACACCCACCCAAGCTCCTCCCCCTGCCCGGACCAGGATCCCTGTCTCCAAGGTGCCAGTCCGTCGCCCTGGGAACAAGCCCGGCAACGCTACACGAGGGCCAGCCCCCAGGAAGTAA